The Dyadobacter subterraneus genome window below encodes:
- a CDS encoding type III pantothenate kinase translates to MLLAVDVGNTDTVFGLYKTGMWEHVWRERSLAQESESHYASKLMLHFLEAGISFNEVKTVVLSSVVPALTPIIQKMLRSLFGDDTIVVGPNTFPGLTIAIDHPHELGADLIANAVAVITRYKQNCVVVDFGTALTFTTVSKDGEILGVAILPGLVTAVKALFANTAQLPEVPLKLPESAIGKNTVQSIQAGILLGYEGLVKSLIHRIRAEMGGDCIAVATGGLSSIIDTLRDEFIEIDRKLTLDGLRIIGEKVGGKVTN, encoded by the coding sequence ATGCTGCTAGCTGTCGATGTTGGTAATACGGATACTGTTTTTGGGCTTTACAAAACCGGCATGTGGGAACATGTCTGGCGGGAACGATCATTGGCCCAGGAAAGTGAATCGCACTATGCGTCGAAGTTAATGCTGCATTTTCTGGAAGCAGGAATTTCCTTTAATGAGGTTAAGACGGTGGTTTTGAGTAGCGTAGTCCCTGCGCTCACACCCATTATTCAAAAAATGCTCAGGTCGCTTTTCGGGGATGATACAATTGTTGTTGGCCCAAATACTTTTCCGGGACTGACCATCGCGATTGATCATCCACATGAGCTCGGTGCAGATTTGATTGCCAATGCAGTGGCAGTAATTACCCGCTACAAACAAAATTGCGTTGTGGTGGATTTTGGTACAGCGTTAACTTTTACTACGGTTTCCAAAGATGGAGAAATTCTGGGCGTAGCTATTTTACCAGGATTGGTAACGGCCGTAAAAGCATTATTTGCCAATACCGCCCAACTTCCGGAAGTACCATTAAAATTGCCTGAATCCGCTATCGGAAAAAATACGGTACAGTCAATTCAGGCTGGTATTTTGCTTGGTTATGAAGGATTGGTAAAATCGTTAATTCACAGAATCAGAGCCGAAATGGGAGGAGATTGTATAGCCGTTGCTACGGGAGGTTTGTCTTCAATCATTGATACACTTCGTGACGAATTTATTGAAATTGACAGGAAATTAACGTTGGACGGATTAAGAATTATCGGGGAAAAAGTTGGAGGTAAGGTTACAAATTAA
- a CDS encoding gamma-glutamylcyclotransferase family protein: MTSDAVYLFTYGTLMHGFSNPFAERLHTLSTFTGKGSFPGTLYKIDWYPGAVYEAENQYRIYGEVYKITVPEILFPELDEYEDVFEDVKKSLYLRKIIPVLMDDGSVLNCYTYLYNQDVRNLEIIRSGDFRQINL, translated from the coding sequence ATGACTTCTGACGCAGTTTATTTGTTCACTTATGGAACTTTGATGCACGGATTTTCAAATCCTTTTGCAGAGCGTCTGCACACTTTATCAACATTTACAGGCAAAGGATCATTCCCCGGAACGCTATATAAAATTGACTGGTATCCGGGTGCCGTTTATGAAGCTGAAAATCAATATAGAATTTATGGTGAGGTATATAAAATAACAGTTCCGGAAATTTTATTCCCGGAACTGGATGAATATGAAGATGTTTTTGAAGATGTCAAAAAAAGCCTTTACCTGCGCAAAATCATTCCGGTTTTAATGGATGACGGCTCGGTACTAAATTGCTATACCTATCTTTATAATCAGGATGTTAGGAACCTTGAAATAATCAGAAGCGGAGATTTCAGACAAATTAATTTGTAA
- a CDS encoding TonB-dependent receptor: MYEKNLGTKQKALRINLDRRIYGSFAEIGAGQETAAFFFKSGGASGTVAKTMSAYDMTFSDAIYGTEEGGRYVVESRLMKMLNREYNLVEKRLQEKRGAESQFFAFANTVVALNFQKTNESHGWIGLQFQLTPLGPSNYVVIHVRMRDDENLLQQQALGIIGVNLMYGCFFYHKSPETLLLSLMDDLTPDRIEIDMVRFSGPDFVKVDNRLMSLRLVKNGFTDAALFGSDGGVLQPSEALYKKHILMMRGRLRPITNVHIDLISNGQKQFLAEPDVDESKVVLVSELTLHNLKGSDKDIDEKDFLDRVDILCSLGHMVMISNHHEYFRLVAYLSRLSKLKAGLLLGSPSLQDIFEEKHYEFLPGGILESFATLFSRKVKLFIYPTLQPDGSVYSCENFVVDEHLRPLFQYLIINNKIEDIRNFNKEHMHITTDSVLEKIKRGEPGWEKLVPENVANIIKEKSLFGLPNEESNTSTVKSIHQVVGNL; the protein is encoded by the coding sequence ATGTACGAAAAGAATCTTGGTACTAAACAAAAGGCGTTAAGAATCAATCTCGACCGTCGGATTTATGGCTCATTTGCTGAAATCGGCGCAGGGCAGGAGACAGCAGCATTCTTTTTTAAATCAGGTGGTGCATCGGGTACGGTGGCCAAAACCATGTCGGCTTATGACATGACTTTCAGTGACGCGATTTACGGAACAGAGGAAGGCGGGCGTTACGTCGTGGAGTCGAGGCTGATGAAAATGTTAAACAGAGAATACAATCTTGTTGAAAAACGTCTTCAGGAAAAACGCGGTGCGGAAAGTCAGTTTTTTGCATTTGCCAATACCGTTGTTGCTTTAAATTTTCAAAAAACAAATGAATCCCATGGCTGGATAGGCCTTCAGTTTCAATTAACACCACTTGGACCATCCAATTACGTCGTGATTCACGTGCGTATGCGTGACGACGAAAATCTTCTTCAGCAACAAGCTTTGGGGATTATCGGTGTGAACCTGATGTATGGCTGTTTCTTTTATCATAAATCACCGGAAACATTATTGTTGTCCTTAATGGACGATCTGACTCCGGATCGTATCGAAATTGATATGGTTCGTTTCAGCGGACCGGATTTTGTTAAAGTTGACAACCGTTTGATGAGCCTTCGTCTGGTGAAAAATGGTTTTACAGATGCAGCACTTTTCGGCTCTGATGGTGGTGTTTTACAGCCTTCGGAAGCCTTATACAAAAAACATATTCTGATGATGCGCGGACGTTTGCGTCCGATCACCAATGTGCATATTGACCTGATCAGTAATGGTCAAAAGCAATTTTTGGCTGAACCGGACGTGGACGAATCCAAGGTTGTCCTGGTTTCCGAGCTGACTTTGCATAACCTGAAAGGTTCAGACAAAGATATTGACGAGAAGGATTTTCTTGACCGTGTGGATATTTTATGCTCGCTCGGGCATATGGTTATGATTTCCAATCACCACGAATATTTCCGTCTTGTGGCATATCTTTCAAGATTGTCAAAACTGAAAGCGGGTTTACTTTTAGGTAGTCCGAGTTTGCAGGATATTTTTGAAGAAAAACATTACGAATTCCTTCCTGGCGGAATTCTTGAATCTTTTGCTACACTGTTCAGTCGTAAAGTAAAGCTGTTTATCTATCCCACATTACAACCGGATGGTTCGGTTTACAGCTGCGAGAATTTTGTTGTGGATGAGCACTTACGTCCTTTGTTTCAATACCTTATCATCAATAATAAAATTGAAGATATACGGAATTTTAATAAGGAACATATGCATATCACCACAGATAGCGTGCTTGAAAAAATTAAAAGAGGAGAGCCTGGATGGGAAAAACTTGTGCCTGAAAATGTGGCTAATATCATCAAGGAAAAATCACTTTTTGGATTACCAAACGAAGAAAGTAATACAAGTACTGTAAAATCTATTCATCAGGTGGTGGGCAATTTGTAG
- a CDS encoding outer membrane protein assembly factor BamB family protein gives MSFRQSILLNRLLFFVMAALSPMTGISQILWSKTLPKVSTFSSPRVTDLNRDGVKDIVLGVGRLEFMACDSAIIALDGKTGELLWKNPARDQIFGSALLKDLNKDGVEDVIIGGRVGELQAINGNTGAIIWEFDKKTPSQKSKKWYNFYNPQLIPDQDGDGMEDLLISNGGDVTVKPYDPKRPPGKLVVLSSATGKLIAEAMMPDGKETYMSVSVSKHFANDDYRVIFGTGGETIGGNLFVGSLKDILSGSLASAVKIATSPDKGFIAPAVWVEITGDDIPDIVANAVDGRVLAFDGKTLAPLWSVKIPNSEAYTSIAVGDFTPDKIPDFFVSVAKGKWPALETTEQYMINGKSGEVAFKDSIGKYQTSTPVAVDIDADDQEEIIMSVNYEAQDQFGRKEFLNTLAVVGFKTNEVVELLNGLPGQNLSSTPWIGDIDNDNMLDIVFCSSNNKHRTYSFDGMQVSLIRTGINITKPIRWGAYMGTYYDGVFHPDKK, from the coding sequence ATGTCATTCAGACAAAGTATTCTGCTTAACAGATTGCTGTTTTTTGTAATGGCGGCTTTGTCTCCAATGACAGGAATTTCTCAGATTTTGTGGTCAAAAACACTCCCGAAAGTTTCCACTTTTTCTTCTCCAAGGGTTACTGATCTTAATCGTGATGGTGTAAAAGATATTGTACTGGGTGTAGGCCGGCTGGAATTTATGGCCTGTGACTCTGCCATTATCGCACTGGACGGTAAAACCGGTGAGTTGCTTTGGAAAAATCCCGCCAGGGACCAGATTTTTGGTTCTGCACTTTTGAAAGATCTGAATAAAGATGGTGTGGAGGATGTAATCATCGGTGGCCGGGTAGGAGAGTTGCAGGCAATTAATGGAAATACCGGTGCGATTATCTGGGAATTTGATAAAAAGACGCCTTCACAGAAAAGTAAAAAGTGGTACAATTTCTATAATCCACAGCTTATTCCTGATCAGGATGGTGACGGCATGGAAGATCTCCTGATTTCAAATGGTGGAGATGTTACCGTTAAACCATATGACCCGAAACGTCCCCCAGGAAAATTAGTTGTCCTAAGTTCGGCAACCGGAAAGCTCATTGCCGAAGCTATGATGCCCGACGGAAAGGAAACTTACATGTCGGTTTCCGTTTCAAAACATTTTGCCAATGATGATTACAGAGTGATTTTTGGAACAGGTGGAGAAACGATTGGAGGGAATCTTTTTGTAGGATCCTTAAAAGATATTTTGTCGGGGAGTTTGGCCTCTGCTGTTAAAATTGCAACCAGTCCGGATAAAGGATTTATTGCCCCTGCCGTCTGGGTAGAAATAACCGGCGACGATATTCCTGATATTGTTGCGAATGCCGTAGACGGCCGCGTTCTGGCCTTTGATGGTAAAACACTCGCACCTCTCTGGAGTGTGAAAATTCCAAATTCAGAAGCTTATACCTCCATTGCAGTCGGTGATTTTACACCGGATAAAATTCCGGATTTTTTTGTTTCTGTTGCCAAAGGAAAATGGCCGGCGCTGGAAACAACGGAACAATATATGATCAATGGAAAAAGCGGAGAAGTTGCTTTTAAGGATTCTATTGGAAAATATCAAACAAGTACCCCGGTAGCGGTTGATATTGATGCTGATGATCAGGAAGAAATTATCATGAGTGTTAATTATGAAGCGCAGGATCAATTTGGGAGAAAAGAATTCCTGAATACGCTTGCCGTTGTCGGGTTTAAAACCAATGAGGTAGTAGAACTTTTAAATGGTCTTCCCGGACAAAATCTCTCCTCAACTCCATGGATAGGCGATATTGATAATGACAATATGCTGGATATTGTTTTTTGCAGCAGCAACAACAAACACCGGACCTATTCCTTTGATGGAATGCAGGTCAGTTTGATCAGAACAGGTATAAACATCACTAAACCAATACGCTGGGGTGCTTATATGGGCACTTATTATGACGGAGTTTTTCATCCGGATAAAAAATAA